The following proteins are encoded in a genomic region of Archangium lipolyticum:
- a CDS encoding DUF6310 domain-containing protein, protein MRLRACFVLLLFLSACTTTPPSPREPAARDPRLANLQRAAKLPWTDGGRCAVREASEPWPELAERCFHALDHDRIEFHDTTGRCAVASAGAAALGVGVCVLAAPEIVVGAIVVAGVVVVGFAIKEALDAYPLDMGPPEVRPAPETRPAPETAPAPQKPSPEKRPKPEPKGPDFPPVGPTDISERERRRRCEPIPEPHAGEDDAHNRCADQFPPNRYPGMDVFVGGVSFDALQVGVRVLWEIKTHRFDAYPDFIQDKEIKKEMKQLRKQRDAARDCGYDFVVGVSTEEHKAALLQEDQFLKIVVTGCKR, encoded by the coding sequence ATGCGTCTCCGAGCGTGCTTCGTACTTCTGCTCTTTCTTTCAGCCTGTACGACGACCCCCCCAAGCCCAAGAGAGCCAGCGGCCCGCGACCCGAGGCTCGCCAACCTCCAGCGCGCGGCGAAGCTGCCCTGGACGGATGGGGGGCGTTGCGCCGTCCGCGAAGCTTCTGAGCCCTGGCCCGAGCTGGCGGAGCGGTGCTTTCATGCCCTCGACCATGACCGGATCGAATTTCACGACACCACGGGGCGATGCGCGGTTGCCTCTGCCGGTGCCGCTGCCCTGGGGGTCGGGGTTTGCGTGCTGGCGGCACCGGAGATCGTCGTGGGAGCGATAGTTGTGGCGGGCGTGGTGGTGGTGGGCTTCGCCATCAAAGAGGCCCTGGATGCGTATCCGCTGGATATGGGGCCCCCCGAGGTCAGGCCCGCGCCTGAAACGCGGCCGGCGCCTGAAACAGCGCCTGCCCCGCAGAAACCGTCGCCGGAAAAAAGGCCCAAGCCGGAGCCCAAAGGGCCGGACTTCCCTCCCGTGGGGCCAACCGACATCTCTGAACGAGAGCGCCGTCGCAGGTGCGAGCCGATCCCGGAACCGCACGCGGGCGAGGATGACGCGCATAACAGGTGCGCCGACCAATTTCCGCCCAACCGTTATCCCGGAATGGATGTGTTCGTGGGCGGCGTGAGCTTCGATGCACTGCAAGTCGGCGTGCGTGTGCTGTGGGAGATCAAGACCCATCGATTTGATGCATACCCTGACTTCATTCAAGACAAGGAAATCAAGAAGGAAATGAAGCAATTGCGCAAGCAGCGCGACGCTGCGCGAGACTGCGGATACGACTTCGTTGTTGGGGTGAGCACCGAGGAGCATAAGGCCGCGCTGCTGCAAGAGGATCAGTTCCTTAAAATCGTCGTCACAGGATGCAAACGATGA